Below is a genomic region from Rhea pennata isolate bPtePen1 chromosome 35, bPtePen1.pri, whole genome shotgun sequence.
CCtggggccgggccccgccgcctgCAGCCCGAGGTGCTGGAGCCGGAgggacgccggggccccgcacGCAGCCCGGAGCTGCcggaggacgaggaggaggacgacgaGGAGGACGAagaggacgaggaggaggaggaggtgaggggCAACACCATGGCCGCCACCTTCAATTCTGCAGGGCATTTTGGGGGCTGTGCAGCCCTAGCCCTGGGGGGTTACGGCACCTGGGCAGGCCTCacccccctctctcccccaccATATTGTTGCTGCCAGCCGGAGGCACCCAGCTCCAGCCCGGAGGAGACGGATGGTGACTCGGAGGCGGCCGAGGGGGAGTTGCCCCTTGGCGTGGCCAACGGCCGTGGTGCCCGGTGAGCAGCCCAGAGGGCGTTTGGAGGGAAAAATGGGAGTCCAGGGCATGGCAGTACAGGAAGGGGTTTGGGGGGCAGCTGCCAGGCTGagccccttcccccctccccatcgCCTGCCCCCAGGCCTCAGCGGAGCCACCTCGGGGGGCGATGGCAGCCTCAGGCCCCTCCGTCGCCCTCCTGCTCCCCACCAAGCCCCGCTGGTGCCCACAGCCTCGACCTCGACTCTGAGGAGGACCTGCAGATTGACGAGACACCGCCACGCCGTGGctcccgccgcctgccccgTGAGTCCCCCAAAGCTGGGCACCTCCCTGGGCAGCCAAACCACACCCCCAGCCACCAATCCTCCTCCCAACGAATCGCCCCGAACCAGGTCCCCCTACAGGAGTTCACTATCCCCACACACTCCCCCCACCCGGATTCCTCAAATCCCGTGGGAACTCTGCTACCTGGTGACCGTGGACCTTCCCAGGAACCCCCAAACCTTCAGCATCCACTCAGAGCTTAGGCCGTCACTGAGGACCCTTCCTCCCAAACCTTCTCCATCCCCCCAGGactccgggggggggggtcactgGGGGCTGTCTCGTGACCCCTGTGTCCCCCTCAGGGCTCCCCCGGAAGCTGCCCCGGGCCAAGCCGTGCTCGGACCCCAACCGCGTACGGGAGCCAGGGGAGGTTGACTTCGACATTGAGGTATGGGGATCCAAAGGGACTGGGGGGGTTGTAGGGCTCTGAGGGGCTGTGGGGCTCGCTCCTCAGCTGTGTGTTTgtgtcccctcccctccccccaggaGGACTACACGacggaggaagaggagggaggggcCGGCAGTGCTGCTGGTATCCTTGACCTGCTCAAGGCCAGTCGGCAAGTTGGGGGGTCTGAATACCCCCAGCTCAGGTGAGGGCAGCCTGGGACAATGCGCTGGGTGTCcctggggttggggggggaagCATATTGTTGGGGGGGGCTGGGGTGCCTGTGACCCGTGAGGGTCACCAGGGTGAGGGGGTGAATTCGGCGGATTTCCAGGAGGTATTTGGGGGAATGATTTGGAGGGGGGATTAGGAAGGTTTGGGGAGAGGATTGAGGATTTTGGTAGTCTCCTATGGGGGGGGTTGGGGGCAGCTGGCAAGGGGTGttgctgggggctgacctgtgCCGCGGCACCCCCAGCGAGGCGCCAGCCTCCCCCAGCACACGAGAAGCCATCCAGGGCATGCTGCGTATGGCCAACCTGCCAGCAGGGACCCCCCCGGTGGTGGCAGGGGCCCCAGGCTGGTGGGCGACCGGGCAAGCGGCCGAGCGGGGCGTCCCTGGCGCCTCtggggccccgcgccgcctgctcccagccccccGCAGCACCGACAGCGAGGATGAGGCCAGCCCTGACGAGCATGACAGCCTGGGCGCCTGCTTCAAGGACGCTGAGTACAGTGAGTGCCAGATGCTGGCGTCCCcagcggaggcgggggggggcagagccacctcctcccccccccccagccctgaACCTatcccctctgctccctgcctcagtttaccCCTCACTGGAGTCGGACGAGGACGACCCAGCTCTGAAGTCACTGCCGAAGAAGAAGAAGGTCACAGACGACGCACCCTGGAGCCCTAAAGGTGCGAGGGCGGCCCTGGGCACCTGGGCCCTAGTCTGATTCCCTCCCTGTCCCCCACTACACTCATCACTGTGTCCACcccccctccctgcagcccgCGTGACCCCGACGCTACCTCGGCAGAGCCGCCCTGTTCGGGAGGGCACCCGTGTGGCCTCGGTGGAAACGGGGCTGGCCGCTGCTGCCGCCAAACTGGCCCAGCAGGTACCGCCGCTGCTGGGAGTGTGCTGGGTTTGGGATGGTTCCAAATGGTTCCAAGATGCTCGCCACGTATTTTGGGGCAAACATGAGGCTTTAGAAATGTGGGCTGGTGGCATGGGAGTGAAGGGGAGTAGTTCGGGGGCTGCATTTAGGGGCAGTGGGGGCACTTGTGGCACCATTGGGAGCATTTGGGGGCAGTGAGGGCTGCAGGGGTCACTGGGGCAGCTGAGGGACAGTACAGCGCCCACGTTGCCCCCCAGGAGCACCGCAAGCTGCAGCGACGGAAGGGTCCAGTGAAGCGCCGCCCACCTTCGCCACCCTCAACAGAGCCAGAGCCCGAGGCGGAGCCCGAGCCCCAGGCAGAACCCGAGGCTGTGGCAGCGGTATCTCTGGAGACGGCAGAGCTggaggccgccgccggcgggggggaGGCGGAGGGGCACACGGAGCCGCCTCCCTACCCACCCAGCCTGGCTGACCACGAGTACACCGCGCGGCCAgggctgccgggccgggcgcccgccccTATGGCACCTGGCGTCTTCCTCTCAGGGCCACGCCGGGGTGTACCGCCGCCTGGCGAGTGGGGAGCCCGGACAGGGGGCCGAGGTGGCCCCGAGGCGCCACGCGGCCCCCCCGGGCCGgtggcggggccgggccggcgcccgCGAAAGGGCCTGGCCACGGCTAAGCAGCGTCTTGGCCGCATCCTCAAGATCCACCGCAATGGGAAGCTGCTGCTCTGAGaggggcccgggccgggcccgccgcggggcccctgcGCCGGCAGGTGCTGCCGCGGGCTCCGCCGCAAGGGGAagcccggggggcggggccctGCCCGGCCACGCCCACCGCGCTGAcctcccccctctccctgcccaaCACAGCCTGGTGACGAGGCGGGACTGCTTTTCATTGGACGCTGATGGAGCAGAGGGCGGTGCTTCCCCCTTGCCCCCCTGCAGGATTGGCTGAGGAAAGGGTGGGGCTTCCTCTGATGAGTCGCggttggatttctttttttttttaaccccctACCCTGCGTCTTCAGGTTGAGTTTGGGGCGGGGCGAGGTCCTTCCTCATTGGCTGCTGCCCCACTCGGGCTGGGCTCCACCCACTTTTGTAGGAGCCGAGTGAGGCCACGCCCCCCCACTTTTATATTGttagaataaaaaaaggagaaaaatcgAGCGAGCCTGCGCGGATCGGTGCGTCACGTGACCTCGCGGGCCCTGCGCAGCGCTGCCTGCGCGTTTCGCGAGACGTGAGTTGCGGGAGTCTCGCGAGAAGCGCCTCGTAGGCTGCGTTTTGCCCTCGCGAGATCTTCCAGGGTGCCGCTGTCGCCGGCCGAGGAGGCAGCGGCGGTCTGCGCTCCTCCCCTTTCCCGTCACGCTCTCGCGCGCTGCCCTGGATCTCGCGAGAGCCGCGCAGCCTCCGAAACTCTCGCGAGGCCTGGCGCCACCCCGCCCTGGCCGTTGTGTCCCGCTTCGGCCTCGCGAGATCTCGGGGCAGGTCTCGCGGGAGGCGCCCGCCTGCCCGCCGGTGAGTCCCGGACTGCCGCCACCGCTCCTGCCGCCGCGGGACGTTTTTTCGCGAGCAGGGAGGGGGCTGGCGAGGGCTGCCGCTCGGAGCCCTCGGGGCACCTTAGCCCCTCCGCTCGCCCCAGCGATGCCGTCTTGTGGGGTGGAGAGGGATGGAGCCGTTACCggcacggggaggggggagctgTGGCCGTGAGAGAGCCGAGGGAAGTCTCGCGAAGTTTGCTGGGCCTTTGTGTCTCGGCGGCACGTCCTCTCGCGAGACCTGGTGCCGCTCATTGTCGCGAGAGGTCGCTGCCACCGGCGGGGGCGCGCTCCTCACCCTCCCCCCTCCGGTgtggccgccgccgctgcggggTGGGGGCAGGGAAGCATGGCCGCCCCCTAGTCTCGCGAGATTTCGCCCTGTGAACCCGGCTCTCGCGCGGCTTCCCTCCTCCTGCGCGAGATCCCGCCCTGTCGCccccccttcctcttccttccccccccccccccccccccagcgcggCGCCGCTTGTGTTCCCATTGGTTACTTCCTTCCCCTCATGGCCGGCACTCGCGGCGCTCTCGCGAGACCTCAGTGacggcgccgccccgcgcgcggcgctCTCGCGGGAGCCGTATTCTCGCGGGATTTCGGCGGGGCCGCGGTTCGGGGTCTCTGTGtaagatggcggcggcggcggcaggaggcggccgggcccggcacTGACCCCCCCCacacgcccccccccccagcccgcccCCAAGCAGGTaccggccgggccgcgggggcgtGGGGATCGGCCTGGCGGGGGGGCGGTCACCGGGGCAGGGCTCGGgccactgctctgccctggcagGCGGTCTGGCTCCGTCATGCAGggcccttctccccctccccccccccccccaccagcgCTGTGTGCTTCCCCCGCCTCGCTTTCCTGCGGCCTCACGGTGCCTTCCACCGACTCCCTGCTTTTAGCATTTCCCCCATGCTCCTGCGGTTTGGATTCTctggctctgcttctccctctctgctctAGCCCCGTTCTGCTCTCTTATGATCCCCGCGGTTCCGTCCCCTCCATGACAGAAGGAGGATgtgcccctccccacccccgcAGTGTCTCTCTGCTTTGAGGGCTTTTCCTTTGAGCTTGGCCATTTGTGGGTCTTCTGGAGGGATTcggctcttttttttcttattcgTCCCCGCAttcaaggggggggggggctgctcaGGTGCCACATCTCTTTCTCTGGGACTTCTCCGTCGTTCGTGGGGGTCTTCTCAGCCCCGACTCCCCCAGCACTGTGCCCCTTCAGCGCCCTCACCCCCCTCCCCGCTTCAGGCAGTTCCTTTCTTGCATTTCtccagccccgctccccaggCTCTGCTGCTCCCTCTTCTGGTGACACCTGGCTCCTGTTTCTCTGTGGCCTGGGGGCAGTCCCCCTGCCCCTCCTCCAGGACACGAGGCTCTGTGTCCTTGCCCCACATCCCCTCTCCCCGCGCTGGGGGTTGTGTCTTGGTGGGACTGGCCATTCCCaggctttgctttctcttcccccaTTTATTCAGAGGGGCTGGGTCCTGCCACTTGCAAGCAGTGCAGGAGAAACGCCCTCGGGTACTGTGAAGCTTCCCCTTCTCCCGCGTGGGGCCAGCTAAGGCTCTATGGAGCCTTCCGAGGGGAAAGACTGTCGCGCCTGGGGTCGGCCTGACTCTAGACCCTGGGAGCACCGATCTGTGCCCCTTGctccaggtgctgctgcgtgCTTCTGCATCAATGTACCGCACAAACGCTgtactttttttgttcttttttacatttttatgttttcactGCATGTTTTATCGGTGGAGGCTTTCCCAGTCCCTGGGATCCCCTGTCTTTTGTGTGACAGGAGGTGTTGCTCACATGAGCTTTCACATTCCTATTCCTTTCCATGGCAGAGTTTTCCCCTTCCCAGTCTCCCAGCGGCTGCCCTGAAGCTCCGGCCCCATCCTGGGGTGTTTGAGAGCCTGCATCCCCATCCTGGGCGGCTCTGGGGGCTTCAGCCGGCTCCGAGGCCTCACGCTGCCCTGCCGGCTCGCCTGCAGGCCCCCCCCCCACTAATCTACGGCTTGCAGAGAGTCTGCACTTCGCAGCCGGGGCCCCGCACGGCCCGCGACTCAGACGGCGCCAGGCCGAGGATGGACTGGCTGTGATTCCCGGTAAGGCGGTGCTACTGGGTGCCTCCGTCCCCAAGCAGAGGCTGAGCTTGGGCGGCCCTGCTGCACCACCTCCCCCCACAGCAAATCGGGGCAGTGACGGCACCATGCTGCCAAAGCCGGCCCTTATGCTGGGATTGCCTCGGAGCTCCTTAGTGCTGGAGCCCCCCTTCCCtagccggcgcggggccgggggcggtgCGAGTGGATGGCTGGTGCCGCGCCGCCGCATCCGTCCTTCTAGTCCTCCCTCCCGCCCGGCGTTTTGCACATTCATTGTTCCCTGGCGGAGTCACGACGTCATCTCCCGCCGCCACGGCGCCCGCAGCCTGCTGGGACTCGCAGTCCCCGGCCCAACAATAGCAGCAGCGGGAGGCTCCCGTGGTGCTGCTGGGGCCCCtctggatgcctgggcccccgcAGCGGGGGGAGGGGCATAGCACAGCCCTCCACAGCCCTGTGTCACCCCGCAGGCTCAGCGCACAGACCACCAACTGAAGATGAAAGTGGACCGAACTAAACTGAAGAAAACCCCCACGGAGGCGGTGAGTGGGGGgtggtgtgggggggggggctgaggggCGGCAGGGGGCAGCGGCAGGGGCTGACATGGCCGCTCCGCCCCCAGCCTGCCGACTGCCGGGCCCTCATTGAGAAGCTGAAGGCATGTGGTGACGagcagctgctggtggagctgcagCAGATCAAGACATGGAACATCGGGAAGGTGGGAGTTCCCCGCGCCAGGTGGCCCTTTGGCCCCCGGGGGAGGGCAAATGAGGAGTCCTTCGGCTCCaaaccccccctcccccaaacccCTTGTCTGTGCGGATCGTCAGGGCCTGAGGGGAGGATGCGGAGCTCCTCATCCATAGGCCAATGCGGAGCCCCTCAGCTCCAAATCCCCTCGCACTGAGCAGTGATGACCCCCTTGTCCTGGGTGCCTAAGGTGGGGGAAACAGAGCTCTTCGTTTCCAAAATCCTGAAGCGCTTATCTCTGCAGATCGTTGAGGCCTTGGGGAAATGTGGAGCCCCTTGGCTCCAGATCTGCCTGTGCCAGGCCAGCATGGAGACCTGTGCCGctttgtgctgcagagcaggcaCTGAGTGTGTTTTTCCCAAACGTTATCAAGAGCGAGGGAGAAGCGGCACCGCAAATTCTCAAAGAGCAGGAGATGGGGGCTGTGGCCACGGGGATGTCAggagagaggttgtggaggGTTGGGGGTTTGGTCGTGGCGCAGAGCCCTGACTGCAGCGCACGGTCGCCAGTGCGAGCTGTACCACTGGGTGGACCTGCTGGACCGCTTCGACGGCATCCTGGCGGAGGCGGGCCGCACGGTGGAGAACATGTCGTGGATGCTAGCGTGCGACCGGCCCGAGCGGGAGCAGCTCAAGGCACTGCTGCTGGCCGTGCTCAACTTCACTGCCTTGCTCATCGAGTACAGCTTTTCCCGGCACCTCTACAGCTCCATTGAGGTGCAGGGCCGTGGCGGGGCGGTGGGGGGATGCGGGGCCCTGGTGCTGGTCCCCTCTCACCGCCCTGCTTTCCTGCAGCACCTGACGACACTGCTGGCCTCATCAGACATGCAGGTGGTACTAGCTGTGCTCAACTTGCTCTACGTCTTTAGCAAACGTTCCAACTACATCACCCGCCTGGGCTCCGACAAGCGCACACCGCTGCTCTCCCGCCTTCAGCACCTGGCCGAGGTGAGGGGTGGCCTGGGGCCGCCACAAAACAGAGGAGGTGGCGACTCCTTTCTCCTTGACCTCATCCTCGTCTCTCCATCACGCAGAGTTGGGGCGGCAAAGAGAATGGCTTTGGGCTGGCCGAGTGCTGCCGCGATCTCCACATGCTGGTGAGTGTCGCTGCTCAGCGCCCCGGACTCCTCCTTGCCGTCCCCAAAGCCCTTCTGCACCCACATCCCCTCCGCGCCACAGGGGCTGCGGTGGTGCCCAGCCCAGTGTCCCCGTCGGAGGGGGACGTTTGGGGGCAGCTTGCTCCCCCCTGGTGCCATCCCCACCGTTCACTTCCATCCCCACTGATGGCGCAGAAGTACCCACCGAGCGCCACTACGCTGCACTTCGAGTTCTACGCCGAGCCAGGCGCTGAGGTCAAAGTGGACAAACGGGTGAGTGTCCTCAGGGCTACTGCcacgtgccccccccccccaaacaggGCCATGGGCCCCCTGATGCCATGCTGCCACTGCCTACTGGGTGCTTCTTCCGTGCAGGCCAGCAGCACTACGCTACACTACATTCACATTGAGCAGTTGGACAAGGTGAGCACCAAGGCCACCACTGAGGAAGGCACGGGGGTTACCGAGTGCCCTCCCCCCAGTCTCATTGCTCCCGCCCCCACTTCCCTTGCCCACAGATTTCAGAGAGCCCCTCTGAGATCATGGAGTCGCTCACCAAGATGTACAGCATCCCCAAAGATAAGCAGGCGAGTATGGGACAGGGTTGGCCCCCTGGGGTGGTGCGCTGGGGCAGCTGCTGACCCCAAACTGCACCCCACAGATGCTGCTCTTCACCCACATTCGCTTGGCCCACGGTTTCTCCAACCACAAGAAACggctgcaggcagtgcaggcCCGGCTGCATGCTATTTCCATACTAGGTACTGGTGGTGGGAGGGAGGCTCTGGGGCGCCCAGGCCCCTGGCGGGTGGTGACCAGCCTCGTCTCCGCTGCGCAGTGTACTCCAACGCCTTGCAGGAGTCGGCCAACAGCATCCTCTACAACGGGCTTATCGAGGAGCTCGTGGACGTGCTGCAGATTACTGACAAGCAACTTATGGTGAGTCCTCAGGCTGGCTGCCTCTGTGTCCCCGCACTGGGGCACCCCATCCCACGCTCCAtcacttcccttccttccccaggACATCAAAGCGGCCTCGCTGCGGACCCTCACCTCCATTGTGCATCTGGAGCGCACCCCAAAGCTGAGCAGCATCATTGACTGCACTGGAACTGCCTCCTACCACGGCTTCTTGCCTGTCCTGGTCCGCAACTGCATCCAGGCCATGATTGGTGGGTGCAGGAcgctcggggcggggggggggggaatgggtAACTGGTCCTGACACCCTGTCTCGCTCCCCGCAGACCCTTCCATGGAGCCCTACCCCCACCAGTTTGCCACCgcccttttctccttcctctacCACCTCGCTAGCTATGATGCCGGTGGTGAGGCCCTGGTGTCCTGCGGCATGATGGAGGCGCTGCTCAAGGTGAGCGGGGCAGCTGGGGTTGGGGCGCTGGCGGGGGCAGATCCCCTttgctgatttgtttttgttttcttgtttaaagGTGATCAAGTTCCTGGGCGACGAACAGGACCAGATCACCTTTGTGACGCGGGCAGTGCGTGTGGTGGACCTCATCACCAACCTGGACATGGCGGCCTTCCAGTCGCACAGTGGCCTGTCCATCTTCATCTACCGCCTCGAGGTAGCCCCCAGAACCCCCCACAGTCCTCCCAGGACCTCCACGACATGGCTAGCGCTCACAGCTGCTTTGCCTGCAGCACGAGGTGGACCTGTGCCGCCGCGAGTGTCCGTTTGTCATCAAGCCCAAGGTGCAGCGCCCGGTTGCCACTGTCACCACTGCCCTGCCTGAGGGCGAGGAGATGGAAACAGACATGGACGGTAAGGAGACGGGGGGCACCCTCCCCGTACCagcccggatgcctgggtcctGCCGCCCGTGATCTGAGCGCACCACTGTCACCCCACAGTGACTGACGTGGCCATggagggcagccccagcccctccaCCTCCAGTGAGCCCCGGCAGGAAGCCCCAGTGCCGGCAGAGGCGCGGGTGCCAGGCGCCGCTGCCACACCCGGCACTAGCTCCGCCACCATCCTGGCCCCACGCAGTGGTAGGTGATGGGCACCAAAGCACACCTGGCACTCTGCCGCAGCAGGGCTCACGCAGCTCTCTTCCCTCGCAGGAGTGCAGTGCATCCCACAGCGAGCCGCCCTGCTCAAATCCATGCTCAACTTTCTCAAAAAAGCCATCCAGGACCCAGCCTTTTCCGACGGCATCAGGCACGGTGAGTGGTcctgagcaccgaggcagggTGGGGAGTGGGCAGTGGCCTCTGGTTGCTGAATCTTGTCACCTTGCAGTGATGGATGGCTCCCTGCCCACCTCGCTGAAGCACATCATCAGCAATGCTGAGTACTACGGGCCCTCGCTCTTCCTCCTGGGTGAGCGTCTCAGCGTGGGGAGGATGCCAGGGGGCTGGGAGACGCCGCAGCTGGTCCTGCCCATGCTCAGCACCCCGCTGTCTCTCGTCCCACTGCAGCAACGGAGGTGGTGACAGTGTTCGTGTTCCAGGAGCCCTCGCTGCTCTCGTCCCTGCAGGACAACGGCCTCACCGATGTCATGCTGCATGCGCTGCTCATCAAGGATGTGAGTCAGGTGGTTGGGGGGGCTGGCGAGGCACAGCGGGGGCTGATACTCACACTaccctctttctcctcccaccaCTGCCGCCACCACAGGTGCCAGCCACACGAGAGGTGTTGGGCTCACTGCCCAATGTCTTCAGTGCTCTTTGCCTCAACGCCCGGGGACTGCAGTCCTTCGTGCAGTGCCAGCCCTTCGAGCGCCTCTTCAAAGTGCTGCTCTCACCTGACTACCTACCAGCTATGCGTCGGCGCCGCAGCTCTGACCCCCTTGGTGAGGGCTGCTGCCTGGGAAGCCCTGCGGGATGCTCTGGTCCCTCAGGGCCCCAGTGTCCGAgccctccttttcctccctgccaGGAGACACAGCCTCCAACCTGGGCAGCGCTGTGGATGAGTTGATGCGGCACCAACCCACGCTGAAGACAGATGCCACCACCGCCATCATCAAGGTGTGAGGGGAGCTGCTGTTGGGGCCAGGATGCCCCCAGCACTGGGGGGGCTGGGTGCCTGCTCAGCTGCCTCACTCTGCCCCCATTGCAGCTCCTGGAGGAGATCTGCAGCCTGGGCCGAGACCCCAAGTATATCTGCCAGAAGCCGTCAATGCAGAAGGCGGACGGCACGGCCACAGCACCCCCACCACGCTCGCCCCATGCTGCCGAGGAGGCCTCCAgcgaggacgaggaggaggaggaggtgcaGGCCATGCAGAGCTTCAGCGCCACGCAGCAGAGCGAGACCGAGCCCAGCCAGCAGTAAGTGCTGCTGTAGAAGGGGGGACCCtgatgcctgggcccctctagCCAGAGCCAGGGGAAGCCAGCAGCTTCCCATCTGCCTCATGGCCATGGCCTGTTGCAGGGTGGTGGGTACAGAGGAGCGGATCCCCATCCCGCTAATGGACTACATCCTCAACGTGGTGAGCGGGGCACAGGGGCCTTGGatgtgctggggggagggggacaggaGCGAGCTGGGGATCTAGAGGGGCCCCACCTGAGCCCACTGCCGCCCCTAGATGAAGTTCGTGGAGTCAATTCTCAGCAACAACACGACAGACGACCACTGCCAGGAGTTTGTGGCACAGCGAGGACTGCGGCCCCTTGTTACCATCCTTGGGCTGCCCAACTTGCCCGTGGACTTTCCCACCTCGGCTGCCTGCCAGGCCGTGGCTGGCGTCTGCAAATCCATCCTGGTAGGGTGCTGGGGAGcgaggggagggaggcagcccGCAGCCAGACGCCAGGGCCCTGTGGCTGAGTAGCTCCGCGCTCTTGCAGACTCTGTCACACGAGCCCAAGGTGCTGCAGGAGGGACTGCTgcaactggacacagtgctgtCAGCGCTAGAGCCGCTGCACCGACCCATCGAGGCGCCCGGTGGCTCGGTGCTGTTGCGGGAGCTGGCGAGTGCTGGCAGCGTCACCGACGCCACGCTCTCAGCTCAGGCCACGCCGCTGTTGCACGCCCTCACCGCCGCCCATGCCTACATCATGATGTTTGTGCACACGTGCCGTGTGGGACAGGTAGGGCACTGGGGCGACACAGCAGGGCACAGGGTCAACACGCTGGCGAGGGGCTGTGGCGTAACACCCACTGTCGTGTCCCCCACCCCCATCCCTACCCCCCACTGCAGAGCGAGATCCGGGCTATCTCGGTGAACCAGTGGGGCTCCCAGCTGGGGCTGAGCGTGCTGGGGAAGTTGAGCCAGCTCTACTGCTCACTGGTG
It encodes:
- the PHF8 gene encoding histone lysine demethylase PHF8 isoform X5, whose amino-acid sequence is MSARTGSMAVKRRRGPTKQPDAEPIRTIRTGSAQFVRELRGRTFPSADEVLLKPSGAQLTVEYLEENSFSVPILVLRKEGLGMTLPPPTFTARDIEHYVGPDKEIDVIDVARQADCRMRLGDFVTYFCGTRRDRVLNVISLEFSDTRLSNLVETPRIVRKLSWVENLWPGESVFERPSVQKYCLMGARDSYTDFHIDFGGTSVWYHVLRGEKVFYLVRPTPANLALFETWSSSSNQGEMFFGDQVDRCYRCPLRQGQTLFIPTGWIHAVLTPVDCLAFGGNFLHSLNIDMQLKAYEIEKRLSTADLFKFPNFETICWYVGKHLLDTFRGLRENRRHPVAYLVHGAKALTTAFRSWTRKEVLAEHEHEIPETVRPGQLIKDLAKEIRLVEDIFQQSMGKSGPPFGLPRPHPEPLGKKGGARKAPPGAGPRRLQPEVLEPEGRRGPARSPELPEDEEEDDEEDEEDEEEEEPEAPSSSPEETDGDSEAAEGELPLGVANGRGARPQRSHLGGRWQPQAPPSPSCSPPSPAGAHSLDLDSEEDLQIDETPPRRGSRRLPRLPRKLPRAKPCSDPNRVREPGEVDFDIEEDYTTEEEEGGAGSAAGILDLLKASRQVGGSEYPQLSEAPASPSTREAIQGMLRMANLPAGTPPVVAGAPGWWATGQAAERGVPGASGAPRRLLPAPRSTDSEDEASPDEHDSLGACFKDAEYIYPSLESDEDDPALKSLPKKKKVTDDAPWSPKARVTPTLPRQSRPVREGTRVASVETGLAAAAAKLAQQEHRKLQRRKGPVKRRPPSPPSTEPEPEAEPEPQAEPEAVAAVSLETAELEAAAGGGEAEGHTEPPPYPPSLADHEYTARPGLPGRAPAPMAPGVFLSGPRRGVPPPGEWGARTGGRGGPEAPRGPPGPVAGPGRRPRKGLATAKQRLGRILKIHRNGKLLL
- the PHF8 gene encoding histone lysine demethylase PHF8 isoform X1 encodes the protein MASVPVYCLCRLPYDVTRFMIECDVCQDWFHGSCVGVEEDAAAEIDLYHCPKCQELHGPSITLTWPLLRSEAAPWPHQAARCRAHPHHPYRERAVRAGAAGPDLPQGPAQCCNPPSADEVLLKPSGAQLTVEYLEENSFSVPILVLRKEGLGMTLPPPTFTARDIEHYVGPDKEIDVIDVARQADCRMRLGDFVTYFCGTRRDRVLNVISLEFSDTRLSNLVETPRIVRKLSWVENLWPGESVFERPSVQKYCLMGARDSYTDFHIDFGGTSVWYHVLRGEKVFYLVRPTPANLALFETWSSSSNQGEMFFGDQVDRCYRCPLRQGQTLFIPTGWIHAVLTPVDCLAFGGNFLHSLNIDMQLKAYEIEKRLSTADLFKFPNFETICWYVGKHLLDTFRGLRENRRHPVAYLVHGAKALTTAFRSWTRKEVLAEHEHEIPETVRPGQLIKDLAKEIRLVEDIFQQSMGKSGPPFGLPRPHPEPLGKKGGARKAPPGAGPRRLQPEVLEPEGRRGPARSPELPEDEEEDDEEDEEDEEEEEPEAPSSSPEETDGDSEAAEGELPLGVANGRGARPQRSHLGGRWQPQAPPSPSCSPPSPAGAHSLDLDSEEDLQIDETPPRRGSRRLPRLPRKLPRAKPCSDPNRVREPGEVDFDIEEDYTTEEEEGGAGSAAGILDLLKASRQVGGSEYPQLSEAPASPSTREAIQGMLRMANLPAGTPPVVAGAPGWWATGQAAERGVPGASGAPRRLLPAPRSTDSEDEASPDEHDSLGACFKDAEYIYPSLESDEDDPALKSLPKKKKVTDDAPWSPKARVTPTLPRQSRPVREGTRVASVETGLAAAAAKLAQQEHRKLQRRKGPVKRRPPSPPSTEPEPEAEPEPQAEPEAVAAVSLETAELEAAAGGGEAEGHTEPPPYPPSLADHEYTARPGLPGRAPAPMAPGVFLSGPRRGVPPPGEWGARTGGRGGPEAPRGPPGPVAGPGRRPRKGLATAKQRLGRILKIHRNGKLLL
- the PHF8 gene encoding histone lysine demethylase PHF8 isoform X2, with product MASVPVYCLCRLPYDVTRFMIECDVCQDWFHGSCVGVEEDAAAEIDLYHCPKCQELHGPSIMKRRRGPTKQPDAEPIRTIRTGSAQFVRELRGRTFPSADEVLLKPSGAQLTVEYLEENSFSVPILVLRKEGLGMTLPPPTFTARDIEHYVGPDKEIDVIDVARQADCRMRLGDFVTYFCGTRRDRVLNVISLEFSDTRLSNLVETPRIVRKLSWVENLWPGESVFERPSVQKYCLMGARDSYTDFHIDFGGTSVWYHVLRGEKVFYLVRPTPANLALFETWSSSSNQGEMFFGDQVDRCYRCPLRQGQTLFIPTGWIHAVLTPVDCLAFGGNFLHSLNIDMQLKAYEIEKRLSTADLFKFPNFETICWYVGKHLLDTFRGLRENRRHPVAYLVHGAKALTTAFRSWTRKEVLAEHEHEIPETVRPGQLIKDLAKEIRLVEDIFQQSMGKSGPPFGLPRPHPEPLGKKGGARKAPPGAGPRRLQPEVLEPEGRRGPARSPELPEDEEEDDEEDEEDEEEEEPEAPSSSPEETDGDSEAAEGELPLGVANGRGARPQRSHLGGRWQPQAPPSPSCSPPSPAGAHSLDLDSEEDLQIDETPPRRGSRRLPRLPRKLPRAKPCSDPNRVREPGEVDFDIEEDYTTEEEEGGAGSAAGILDLLKASRQVGGSEYPQLSEAPASPSTREAIQGMLRMANLPAGTPPVVAGAPGWWATGQAAERGVPGASGAPRRLLPAPRSTDSEDEASPDEHDSLGACFKDAEYIYPSLESDEDDPALKSLPKKKKVTDDAPWSPKARVTPTLPRQSRPVREGTRVASVETGLAAAAAKLAQQEHRKLQRRKGPVKRRPPSPPSTEPEPEAEPEPQAEPEAVAAVSLETAELEAAAGGGEAEGHTEPPPYPPSLADHEYTARPGLPGRAPAPMAPGVFLSGPRRGVPPPGEWGARTGGRGGPEAPRGPPGPVAGPGRRPRKGLATAKQRLGRILKIHRNGKLLL